The DNA segment GGCTAAGGGATGTCCAACTCCCATGGTTTCAAGTTCTGAGTTAAGTAAGCACTCTGGACAGCCGGTCACTGATTCAAACTTTACAGAAGTGTTTTTGGTGCCTTGTAATATGCAACAATCACTAGGTCGGATATTAACTTTGTTGTGAACAAAGTAAGTCAGTATATGGCTGAACCCCTGGATACACATTGGAGAGCTGTTAAGAAAATCTTAAGGTATCTCTCGGGAACCTTAGATTATGGAATTCATATCAAGAAGTCAACTGGTGGAATATCAGCCTTCTCAGATTCAGATTGGGCATTTGATTTGGATGACAGAAGGTCCACTACAGGCATTTGTGCATATCATGGAAGAAATCTTATTTCTTGGTGTGTTAAGAAACAAACCGTGGTGGCTAGGTCTAGTACAGAAGTAGAGTATAGAAGTTTAGCTCAAGCTGCGGCAGAAGTGTCATGGTTGTCATCCCTACTTGGTGAAttgaaaataaaaggaaatggAGTCCAGTGATTTGGGTGGATAACCTCAGTGCAATAGCTTTGGCCTCGAATCCTGTTCTCCATGCAAGAACTAAACACATTGAGTTGGATATACACTTTTCGTGACAAAGTACTTGGAAAAGAACTTGAGTTAAGACATGTGCCTACTGCAGATCAGATTGCAGACATCTTCACCAAACCATTAAGTTGTCAACCCTTCATGAAGCTAAGAGAGAGATTAGGTGTTGTGTCCTTAGCCTCGCTTGGGTTGAGGGGGCGTGTTGGAAGTGATATAAAGTTGACCGAGCCGCTACATGCCAAATTGATCAAGCCGTTGATCAAGGAAGAGATGATCGGACGCCTAGGCTGGATCAAGCCATTGTTAACAAACTTGATCAAGCCGCTACtaaccaagttgatcaagccgccACATGCCGAGTTGATCAACAAGCCACAATGCTTGATCTCAAGTCACTGGACCaccaagctgatcaagctgcagTACATTGTCTCAAGTCACTGGACCGTCAAGCTAATCAAGCTGCAATGCATTGTGCGCGAGCCAAAACAATCATGAACTCCACGAGAGCTGAAGCTGAGAATGAGACAAAGAAGAGTAAGGAGTATGCGGCACAAAAGGAGCCAATGATCAACCTCGCACGTGTTGAAACCGTTGACAAGTCAGCTAAGATGGAGGACCACATATGTACTTGGTGCGACGTGGTGTTGCGCGGTTTAAAGAGGAAACAAGCCTTGcagagtttgttaaagtagattaGTACGATGTTCAGATGTTGTTAAAGTAGACTAGTACAATGTTTTAGATCGTTTGAATGTAGTATATATGTATTGCATCTGGCTACATTTGAATGTAAGAAAGATCCCGATTTGAGAGCTCTCTGCAAATATATCTCTTGTGTGTGTTCATGGCTTTCGAAGCTTTCTTTCAGAACTAACTATCAATATGTATATAGAACTTTTGACATTTTATACAGGAATTAAATGAAAGTTTACAAAATGACTAAATGGGgaacataatttttaaaattactacaaatccaaaaaaagctaaaaaaaggaaagattCGGGGCAAAATAGGGTTTTCGTATATAATGAATGGAATATGCCTAGTCGGTGGATTCAATTGGGCTCTAGAATCACAACTTGGGCCAATGAAGGCCCAATAAATGCTAGAGTAATTATTTACTccatatatttcaatttttaaatttattattctattttcaACTTGCAGCAATATTATAGTACATCgaatcttttttatttaacgGGTTACTTTTGATTGAATATAATTTCATACAAAATTTCATGagaatatatcaaattttataatgtttcaggctaattttaaaattgacaGAACAGATTAAAtttgattacaatttaaaaagttgaatttttttgataacACTATTGAATGTCATGAATTCGATCGTAACCCTTCAAATAAggtgttagagcatccacaacggtggtgggagtgaaggccgccgtccgtgccagcagcgaggacgaggaccgccgccgctgcgctcgcgccgctggcacggcgctgctcgatgcatcgagcagcgccgtgccagcgagcaggcgatgtggcggcttatgattgggcaacggcatagccgttgcctttgaattattttttattattttaaaaattgtttataaattatataaaatgattaaaaaaaaatccaaatcccaaaaatatggccgttttttttcccgttttttctgaatttttttatatttcccccccaaaatcatctataaatacacccatTCATCATCcgtttatcacatcaattcatctcccattcatttctcattcttaattctcatacaaactatcaacacattcatccctcattcaaaacctcaaatggatttcacccatattatagcggaagcggaacgcgaagaacaagaatactacgaacaacatcgtgccgcttacgaagcatatgtcgcggcgaatacccccgctcctcctcctcaacgaaccagatcaaatcggcgctacattcatcgtgaccgggagggagcccacgaaaggctcgttgccgactactttgccgaccagccgcggtttccggcagattacttcaggcgccgttttcgcatgtcaaagcgcttgttcatgcgaattgtcaacacattgtccgcacgtgttgaattcttccaaataggtccagatgcagccgggcagcaaagtatcacgccgttgcagaagtgtaggtgtgccatccgacaactcgctacttggcaaacggccgacatcttcgacgagtatttgcatatcggtgagtccactggaatcctttgtctaaagaatttttgcgagggcgttcgttcagctttcggggatgaattccttcgggcacccaccaccgatgattgccaacggttgcttcgtcttcacgaatcagtccatggctttcccggaatgcttggcagcattgactgcatgcattggaggtggaagaattgcccgactgcttggagggggcaacacttgagcggtcacaaaggcggcggcccaacgcttatccttgaggcggtcgccgactaccgcctatggatttggcatgcatatttcggcgttgctggatccaacaacgacttgaatgtactatattcttcaccactcttcactgatgtgatgaatggtgtagcaccggcgatcgacttcaccatcaacggaaatagctaccacatgggttactatctcgccgatggtatctacccaaggtggtcgactttcgtgaagacgttcaacaacccgcacgacccgagacgggttctttttgcgcagcgtcaagagtccgcacgGAAAGGTGTCGAAAGAgctttcggggtccttcaagcccgattcaacattgtgaagtccccggctcggctatggtacgtgaataatatcgccgacgtcatgttcacgtgtattatcttacaaaacatgattatagccgacgaagggccgagggcggctagcttctacgacgtggacgaagccggaagctcaacagcgaggtctcccccacgccgaggcgagcatacgacggtcgGCCAAAgaatcgagacaagacacacaatgcgcgatacccgaatccacaatcaactacaagatgacctaatcaaacacatgtgggcgaaattcggcaacgcgtagtggttttttaaatttttagtattttaattatgtaatttttaatttttttaggattttaattatgtcgtttttattttatttgtcatttgtaatattatttaggttttttaatgaattttagtattattgaaatgttattgtttaattgaattttaaattaattgtgctcgtccttgcggaagagcacagctgtgggtgttgtgctcttgccagagagcaggcagaaaaagtggggccggaccacaaccgtgccgctggtaagagcacggttgtggatgctcttacttacTAACGTTAGAGTTCTTGGTCAATCTTCAACCAGAAATGGGGTTTTGGGAGCAGGGAAGGGTTTAATCGTTTCTCTCACGAAATTATCGATTTTCATCTCTAACATGGGCGTCCCTTTTATGTTTTTCTCGAATCAATGGCCGCTTTATTCTCTAAACTAGATTCAGCTTCCAATCGTTGGGATGTATTCCTCGCCTCGATTTTGATTTCTCTCTAAATCGAGGGTTTCATTCACCGCTTGTGAAGGAATGGCACAGGACGTTGAGGCGCAGCAAGACAAGCCGTCCAATGCCTGCTGCGCCAAggtaattttagttttaatccgCTGTTTCTCCACCTTGCGATCCAGTGATGggagtgttttttttattagagtTTGTTTTTAGTGTATTGAATTTCCGTGGATTCCCGCAGTTGCAAAAGAAGCACTCAAAGCTCTTGGAGAGGTGCGCGAAGCTTGAACAGATCAAAAACAAGTTTCGCGACTGCACCTTAGCGATGCAGCAGAGATGCGATGTGGTCGAGAGAGATAGGAAGAGTCTGAGGAGAGATAATGAGAGTCTGAGGGAAGGTGATTTGTTTACCTCTATATTATTAGGTTCCGATCAGTATACAGAATTGAAATTGAGTTAGAATTAGAATTCTgtgtaatttaatttgaatgagttgaactataattcaattccaactCCTTTGTTTGGTAAAAATGATATAATTGATATGAAGTGTGTGCACGcattgtgtgtgtagtgtgcatGTGCGATTGTACAGttcatgtttgtgtgtgtagtgcgtgaagCTGCCAAATTTTATAACTATTTGGAATTCCAACATCTACTTTTGATATagaattcaaattgtggaattgggAGGAACTGGAATTGTAATTCAATCCCAAATCTAAATATTTTGGTCACCAAACATTGGATTTTGGAATTAAAGTCTCAAATTCCAATTCTGTTGGCTCAATTCCATGATACCGAACATAGCCTTATAACCTTATTGTAGATTTATTATAGTAGTTTTTATTGCTTCATTTTgatgtttttgttttctttcatcCAGCATCAGAAAAACTCAAAGTGCAGGTTAATTTATGGAATAGTGAGAAAGATATAGAGGCTGGTCGGCGTGCTGATCTCGAGGTTCAGTTGCTGAAGCAAAACAGTGGTTCTGCTTCTCGCAGAGGAGATGAACAGCTTCGAGAACGCATTGCTCAAGCCGAGGAAGAAATTAAGCTATTGAAGGAGCTTCTGGACCGAGAGAGGGGGAAGGTAGCTTCCGAAAAGAAGCGCACTGAGTTGGAGAAGAAGAAAGCTGTTGAGGCGTTGAAGAAGTTAGAGagtgtagagagaaaaaaggctGAGGAATATAAACTTCTGTGGGAGAagttacaaaaagaaaatgatgatATGAAGCCAATGTTATCTTTGGAGAAATCTAGATCTAGAGATGCAGAGAAACAGAAAACCATTATAGGAAGGCAAAGGGTTGAATTGACAGTGGCTAAACCTGAAGAGCAAATTTTTGTTCCTGATACAAGTTTGGAGAATGATCGAGCTGATGATTTGAATCGGAAATTGGAACAAGCTAGGAAAAGGGTAGAACAATTAGAGGGTGAGTTACTTAAACATAAATGCTCTGAAGAATCTAAAGATAGGCTTCTGTTGGAGATGTTAAAAAAAGAAACTGATGATTTAAAGTCATTGTTGGCTTTGGAGAAATCTAAATCTGAAGCTGCTCACAAAAAGTTGGAAGCAGAGAAACAGAAAACCATCAGGGAAAGAAAGAGGGCTGACTCGGCAGTTGCTCAAAAAAGAATTACTGAAAAATGTTTGGAGAAGGATCAAGCAGATGATTTGAATCGGAAGTTGGAACAAGCTAGGAATAGGGTTGAACAATTGGAGGATGAGTTGCTTAAACATAAATGCTGTGAAAAATCTGAAGATAGGCTTTTGTTGGAGAAGTCTAAAAAGGAAACTGATGATTTAAAGTCAATGTTGGCTTTGGAGAAATCTAAACCGGAAGATGCTCACAAAAAGTTGGAAGCAGAGAAACAGAAAACCATTGGACAAAGTAAAAGGGCAAAGTTGGCGGTGGAAAAATCTAAAGAGCAAATTAATCTAGCTGAAACAAATTTGAAGAAGGCCATGTATGAGAAAGCTCGAGCAGATGATTTGAGTCGGAAGTTGGAAGAGGCGACGAATAGGGCTGATAAATCCAGTCCCAGCAGGAATGCAGTAACAGCCACTGATATACGCACCGAAATGCTAAAGAATGACACCCACTTCCATAAGTGGGTGGAAAAGATGCTTTTGGAGAAAGAACATGATATCGTTAGGGAGAAAAAGCGTGCAGATTCAGCAAAAAAGAAAGCAAAGAAACAGATAAAAGTTGCAGAAGAATACAAAAAGATGTCCATGGAACAAAAAGATAGGGCCGATCAACTATCTGGGCAGTTAGAGACGTACAAGCTCAGGTTAGAAGGGTTGCAGAAGGAAATGCAGGAGTTTGTTTCATCGAGAATTTATGCTGGCACTTCTCCCATGATAAACAATGATGTCATTTATGAAACTGATACAGTTGAACTTCTGAAGAAACAATTAAAGCTAGAAAAGCTGCTTGCAAAACATGCCAAGGAAGCAACGAAGATAGAAGCTTTACGTAACACGATGCTACGACAAGAATTATGTCACCTAAAGAAGGAGAGTGTTCAGTTCCAACAGCACATGAATATACTACTAGATAAGAGTTTCTTGCATGGCCCTGAAGGTATAGATCAGTTGAAAAAGGTTAGTTTTTTTAGTCATAATTGTTGGACGATTTCTTATTCATGATTAATACAGTGTCTTTATATCTTGTTTATGAATTTATAGAAAGAGTTCTTGCATCTTTGTTTTTTAATCTATCTGTCCCTCGTTATTATTTGTTGTTGTTGAGATAATTGACTGCAGTAATCtatagtatcattttatcaccagCCTTTACTCTTTTTGCCAGAATCGTGAAATGAAGCAATCACATTTATTTACTACTAACTTGTTCTCCGCAAGAAACAATTGCGGGGAAGTGTGAATGCATTGGTGAAAGACCTTTCATACATCTATACGAGATTAAGAGTTGCAGATTTCATATTCATTTTAGTGTCACTCTATTAGTGCTATTTTAGTCTTTTGAAGTGCTTGAGAAATAGTGCCCTGACTTCTGTTAGTGTCaatcacacacacatacaacACCATGTTTATATTCCTAATTCGTGCCATGCATCTTAGTCATGTGTGGATACAGGATTGGTGCTAATTGACTGGTTTATGTTACTTTGCAGATTGGCAGTGAAACCACGAAAAGAGAAGTATTAGGCTCTGATGGGAGTCGCAGGCGAGTCATGTCTGGTATACATTCTAGGATGGATCCTCCTTATCGAGGTTCCAGCCAAAAAATGTTACAGAGTTCTGCCATATATTCCAGTTCAGCATCTTTTTCTGATTGGCCCTTGGTGGGATCACAGGAAAGAGACACATTCTCTATTATGACATCAGCTAACCTGGGGGAGGATATATCAAACTTCAAGCCAAAGATACCTAATAAGATGCAAAACGATCAAAATGTAGCTAAAGCTGATAACAGAACTAGTAGTCCAATTAAAGACAGTTCTAGTAAAAGAAGACTTGGCTTGCGTCAGAAGAAGAGGAATCTTGGTGCAGTAGAGTCTatagaaaatttgcatgctaagGGTGAGAAGTTGCATCAACATGTGTCTGAAAAATTAGCCAGACTGCATGATACTCTCAATGGCCAAGTGGATGATTCACAGGAAGAGAGCCTGAAAGGAACTACTTGCACAGAGCTTTTTAGACCTCTCAAGAAGAGAAAATCCTCTTCAGAGGGAACTGTAATTGTTGATCATTTGCAGAATTCTGGGGAGTCAAAAGGCACCGTCAGTTCTGATATCAATAACTCAGATTCCTGTGTGCCTGCTTCATCAccagggtctgatgcagtcATATCTGATTTGGGTGATGAGGATggaacaaataatattttagaaCACAACATGTCCACTTCTCCAGATTTTGACCAGATAGTCACTGGTGACCATATGAAGTTGCTGGACATGGACAATGCCGCTGATGAAGACTGGCTGAGGTTGAAGTAGTTAGCTCTGAGATGCTGGCATGTAGGAGTTCCCAACTGGGGCTGTCAACTGTGAGTAGATATCCAGTTATTGAAATGGAGAAGAATCTCACTAATGTTGCACCCAATGGCTCTGATCCATTGCTGTTACAAATGGAGCATAATTCTGATACCTTATCAGAGAATACTACTCCCCCCGGCAGCAAGTGATACTCATTGCCAAGAAATCCATGTAACAAGTGGGATGTTGGGAACAGGCTATCTTTCTGGTCCTGGAAATGAGGGAACAATTGAAACATGTGAAAAGGCAAGTGCATCTTGTTGTGGTGAAACTCTGAAGTGTTTTATTGTATTCTCAGACAACAAAGACAACTTAAGCATTTTGCGGATCCTTCAGACAATTTCCAGTTTCATGCCACAATGTTCTTTTGATCATTCAGTGGAGACATTCGTTCAAAATTTTATACTCACCATTTCTAAAGCTAAAGACCTCTCAACTAGGTGAGTGAATTCATCTGTTGGTGTTTCCTTACTTGAATTTCTGATTATCACTTTGTTTTAGGGGTTAAGTGTTTCCTTACCAGACTTGCTAACTATAGTTCTTTCTCTTTGTTGGTGTTTTCTGGGAAAAGGCATGTGTGTTCTTGTCATTGATACTGCCTGAAATTTCTGAGCTAAGACTCAAAACTTGAAAAATGGTTTAGGTGATAATTTTGTCCAGGCTCTTGCTTCAGTGACCACACTCTTCAGCTCAGGTACTTTctatagcagacttaaatttcATTTGTTGTATGTTgctgttctttttttttccccaTTATTATTTAAGTGTTTGTAAGGAATAACTTCTTTCCATGCAGCACTTTCTGATCCATATTTGAAAAGAATGGCTATGGAGTCCTGGTTTGCTTGAACTGCTAGTTATCATTGAAGATTTCCTTCAACAGAGTAACGTTTTTGTCTATGGTGGTGTATCTGCTGAGTCAGAATCCCATGTTACTTCCAAATTGGACTTAATTTTAAATGGCAATCCCATAATGATGCTGGAAATGGCTGCTTCAGCTCATCTGTTGATTGCAGGGGGTAGTCTATTAGCATCATTATGCCTTGCTGTTGATGATATTGGTTATGTTTGTGAGATATCATACAACATTATTAGAACCCAGAAGCTTGACCGTCCAGTAATGTTGGCTATTCTTCATGCTTTTGCCCTCATATGTGGCTCCAAGTACTTTAAACTTCAGCATTACTCTGTAGCTATGACTGTAGTAAAATCTGTGGTTTTGTTTCTTGAGGCGCAAACTTTGTCAGCCGGTTCTACATCCTCTCCGCTGTCAGATTCTAGAAACCCATCTAGCATGTTGTTGTGCGCACACTGTCCATTCTCAGAAGGTGCAGTTTCTGTGGAAAATGCTGCAGTGATGCTGTTAGAGAACCTCCAAAAGCAGTGTCATTGTGGGTTATGGCCACAAGATTCACTTGCCTTAGTCAGTTTGCTGGTTCCCACACTTCCGATCCATGAGGAGGGAGACGAGGTAGTTTCAGGCTTGGGAGAGGCTGCCTCATCAAGTTTGGCATGTGATGAGACTTTATGCAACTTCCTTGATATTTTTTCTTTGGTTGAGGTTCTAGCTTCAGTCATGGTATGAATCTTGTCTTACATCTTTCTGTTGCTTTTTCGGTTTCTCACTATTCTACTTcatttgtttaatttggtgaagtTTAAAAACAATACTTTGGCTTTGCTAATTGCTATGACACCTTTGACACTCCCTTCCCTCTGGTTCTCCTTGATTTCAGCAtcactcattttttttatgCCTCACTTCCAATATCTCTCGACATGCAGAGCTGGAATTGGACATCTGATAACACCATAGGGCCGATTTGTCAAACTTTGAAGTTAAATTTAACAGAAGGATTCTCTGCTACTATCATCACACTTCTCGGCCAACTTGGGAGGTATTGTCCCAAACAATCTGTACGCATTTGTCCTAGTAAAATTTATGATTACCGCTTGCTGTTGCTTAGCCTCATTTTTCTCTACTAAATATGAGCTATACAGTGTAAAAGATTATATATGCCTTCGAGATTATTTGTTTAAAACTGTTCTACAAAAAAGAAGCATCTGACTTCTACGTGTGTCCCGCAGGCTTGGAGTTGGTGCTGGCGGATACGATGATCCTGGTGTTCAGAAATTAAGAGACTACTTCTCAAAGTTTGCTCAGGAAATCACATTCAAGAGATTAAGTATTCCTGTTCAGATTGCCCTTATAACTTCTTTGCTTTGTGTCAGTCCAATCAAATTTGAAGAGATCACTGAAAAAACCGAAACTCCAGCAGCAATGAGTAGTCCCTATAGTTTGGTAAGGGCATGGTTTTTTTCCTTGAGTCACGATCTACAGTTGTCCTTGAGGCCTCATTTTGCTGCAAGCCAGGGCAACTAGCAGATCAGTCTCCGGTTCGTTCAAATTGAGCTCGAGTCCTGTTCTTTTCGAGGAAGTTTGTGTACAGCAATGGATAAACAAGTGCCAAGGTCGTCTTCTGTTCTCCAATTTTTTCTCAAGTTAAACTGAGCCGCCGCTTATTTCACAGTTTTAGAAACATTTACTTGGTATTATTGGAACCTTGCGATTTTGTTCAACTTTGATTCAGAAGCCTTCGGTATTTGCTTTCACACGTATGCTTAGTGCATCTTTCTTCAGTTGAAGGATTTGGATAATAGTCccggatttggatttggatttggagttCGAGCATTTAGATTTCggattggattttgagagagtATAAAATCCGAATTGATCCGaaaatctatttttttaattaaactgaAGCAAAAAATTTGTAATGCTCTGAGAATCAAAATTATACACAGTTTATTGATAAATTTCCATTTGTTGTAGATATTTTAATCATCTTAGATTTGATAGTAGTGCTACTACTATTTTGGATAGAGGAGAAGGAATTCAATAAGTTGTTAGTTGTTATTTACATGATTGAAAAACTAGACGTGGCTCATTACTAGtcaatatttcattatttatgtGAGTCCTCTATTAATGTGACAGAATCGACTTATTACAGCAAAGAAAAATATCCCAACAACTTTATTAGATTATTCCTATTTATGAATGTTACTGTAGTTATGTAAGTTAAAGACATTGCGGCTATTATTGCCATTCGAAGCAATTATAATATATCAATCATTCAAAATTCCACATCTCATAAATGCATACAATAATGAAATTGAAAAGGCCACGATTCCACGTTTTACTTACCAATCATTGTACATGTGcactattttgatttttgacatATCAAGCTATTTTGGAATTTTGGGTTCAAAATGGGTTTATGAG comes from the Salvia splendens isolate huo1 unplaced genomic scaffold, SspV2 ctg900, whole genome shotgun sequence genome and includes:
- the LOC121791757 gene encoding nuclear-pore anchor-like; translated protein: MAQDVEAQQDKPSNACCAKLQKKHSKLLERCAKLEQIKNKFRDCTLAMQQRCDVVERDRKSLRRDNESLREASEKLKVQVNLWNSEKDIEAGRRADLEVQLLKQNSGSASRRGDEQLRERIAQAEEEIKLLKELLDRERGKVASEKKRTELEKKKAVEALKKLESVERKKAEEYKLLWEKLQKENDDMKPMLSLEKSRSRDAEKQKTIIGRQRVELTVAKPEEQIFVPDTSLENDRADDLNRKLEQARKRVEQLEGELLKHKCSEESKDRLLLEMLKKETDDLKSLLALEKSKSEAAHKKLEAEKQKTIRERKRADSAVAQKRITEKCLEKDQADDLNRKLEQARNRVEQLEDELLKHKCCEKSEDRLLLEKSKKETDDLKSMLALEKSKPEDAHKKLEAEKQKTIGQSKRAKLAVEKSKEQINLAETNLKKAMYEKARADDLSRKLEEATNRADKSSPSRNAVTATDIRTEMLKNDTHFHKWVEKMLLEKEHDIVREKKRADSAKKKAKKQIKVAEEYKKMSMEQKDRADQLSGQLETYKLRLEGLQKEMQEFVSSRIYAGTSPMINNDVIYETDTVELLKKQLKLEKLLAKHAKEATKIEALRNTMLRQELCHLKKESVQFQQHMNILLDKSFLHGPEGIDQLKKIGSETTKREVLGSDGSRRRVMSGIHSRMDPPYRGSSQKMLQSSAIYSSSASFSDWPLVGSQERDTFSIMTSANLGEDISNFKPKIPNKMQNDQNVAKADNRTSSPIKDSSSKRRLGLRQKKRNLGAVESIENLHAKGEKLHQHVSEKLARLHDTLNGQVDDSQEESLKGTTCTELFRPLKKRKSSSEGTVIVDHLQNSGESKGTVSSDINNSDSCVPASSPGSDAVISDLGDEDGTNNILEHNMSTSPDFDQIVTGDHMKLLDMDNAADEDWLRLKVDIQLLKWRRISLMLHPMALIHCCYKWSIILIPYQRILLPPAASDTHCQEIHVTSGMLGTGYLSGPGNEGTIETCEKASASCCGETLKCFIVFSDNKDNLSILRILQTISSFMPQCSFDHSVETFVQNFILTISKAKDLSTRKEWLWSPGLLELLVIIEDFLQQSNVFVYGGVSAESESHVTSKLDLILNGNPIMMLEMAASAHLLIAGGSLLASLCLAVDDIGYVCEISYNIIRTQKLDRPVMLAILHAFALICGSKYFKLQHYSVAMTVVKSVVLFLEAQTLSAGSTSSPLSDSRNPSSMLLCAHCPFSEGAVSVENAAVMLLENLQKQCHCGLWPQDSLALVSLLVPTLPIHEEGDEVVSGLGEAASSSLACDETLCNFLDIFSLVEVLASVMSWNWTSDNTIGPICQTLKLNLTEGFSATIITLLGQLGRLGVGAGGYDDPGVQKLRDYFSKFAQEITFKRLSIPVQIALITSLLCVSPIKFEEITEKTETPAAMSSPYSLVRAWFFSLSHDLQLSLRPHFAASQGN